In Gammaproteobacteria bacterium, a genomic segment contains:
- the hldE gene encoding bifunctional D-glycero-beta-D-manno-heptose-7-phosphate kinase/D-glycero-beta-D-manno-heptose 1-phosphate adenylyltransferase HldE, which yields MNIRIPQFDQVRVLVAGDVMLDRYWFGATARISPEAPVPVVHVRDIEERPGGAGNVAVNLASLGAHCTLLGITGDDAAAAALTESMQQRGVRCRLTRLKNSATITKLRVLSRHQQLIRLDFEESFGGLAGAPLLPEFKRALADAAVVILSDYGKGSLSGVQELISAARKAGKPVLVDPKGHEFGKYAGASAITPNLAELEAVVGDCPDDAAIVGKGDKLRAELGLQALLVTRGERGMTLLEASRAPLHLPADALEVSDVTGAGDTVIALLAAGLGAGLGFAEAAALANFAAGLVVAKLGAASVTPAELRLAAHTRNGGGVLDEAAIMDAVSHARSLGERVVMTNGVFDILHAGHVSYLEQARALGNRLIVAVNDDASVKRLKGAQRPVNALADRMRVLSALGCVDWVVPFSEDTPERLICRVLPDVLVKGGDYRPQQVAGYACVTKNGGEVRVLPFLEGRSTSRIIEVLKQ from the coding sequence ATGAACATCCGCATCCCGCAATTCGACCAGGTGCGCGTGCTGGTGGCGGGCGACGTGATGCTGGACCGTTATTGGTTCGGCGCGACCGCACGCATCTCGCCCGAGGCGCCGGTGCCGGTGGTGCACGTGCGCGACATCGAAGAACGCCCCGGCGGCGCCGGCAACGTAGCGGTGAACCTGGCGAGCCTGGGTGCGCACTGCACGCTGCTCGGCATCACCGGCGACGACGCCGCGGCCGCGGCCCTGACCGAGAGCATGCAGCAGCGCGGCGTGCGCTGCCGGCTTACACGCTTGAAGAATTCCGCGACCATCACCAAGCTGCGTGTGTTATCGCGTCATCAGCAGTTGATCCGTCTGGATTTCGAAGAGAGCTTCGGCGGGCTTGCGGGCGCACCGCTATTGCCGGAATTCAAGCGCGCGCTCGCCGATGCCGCGGTCGTGATTCTGTCCGATTACGGCAAGGGCAGCCTGAGCGGCGTGCAGGAGCTGATTTCCGCGGCGCGCAAAGCCGGCAAGCCGGTGCTGGTCGATCCCAAGGGACACGAGTTCGGCAAGTATGCCGGCGCCAGTGCCATCACGCCGAATCTGGCCGAACTCGAGGCGGTGGTGGGTGACTGCCCGGACGACGCCGCCATTGTCGGCAAAGGCGACAAGCTGCGCGCCGAGCTCGGTTTGCAGGCGCTTTTGGTGACGCGCGGCGAACGTGGCATGACGCTGCTCGAAGCCAGCCGCGCGCCCCTGCATCTGCCGGCCGATGCACTCGAGGTCTCCGACGTTACCGGCGCCGGCGACACCGTAATTGCGCTGCTGGCGGCCGGGTTGGGCGCGGGCCTTGGGTTTGCCGAAGCCGCGGCACTGGCCAACTTTGCCGCCGGCCTGGTGGTGGCCAAGCTCGGCGCCGCTTCCGTTACGCCGGCGGAGCTGCGTCTCGCGGCCCACACGCGCAACGGCGGCGGGGTGTTGGATGAAGCGGCGATCATGGACGCCGTCAGTCACGCGCGCAGCCTGGGCGAACGCGTGGTCATGACCAACGGAGTGTTCGACATCCTGCACGCCGGACATGTGAGTTATCTCGAGCAGGCGCGCGCGCTCGGCAACCGTTTGATCGTGGCGGTGAACGACGACGCCTCGGTCAAGCGCCTGAAAGGCGCGCAACGGCCGGTGAATGCGCTCGCCGATCGCATGCGCGTGCTGTCGGCGCTCGGATGCGTGGACTGGGTGGTGCCGTTTTCGGAAGACACGCCGGAACGCCTGATCTGCCGGGTGTTGCCGGATGTCCTGGTCAAGGGCGGCGATTACCGGCCACAACAGGTCGCGGGCTACGCGTGCGTCACCAAGAACGGCGGGGAGGTGCGCGTGCTGCCGTTCCTCGAAGGCCGCTCCACCTCGCGCATCATCGAAGTGCTCAAGCAATAA
- a CDS encoding lipid A biosynthesis acyltransferase, with the protein MSEHRLHPRYWSTWLLYGLLRTVVHLPYAGQRWLGAGLGTILRTVSPRRRRIAQLNIARCLPELDARAQRALVKKHFHALGLSFLETADAYWMPRRRLRALVEFSGLENLHAALALQRGLLMLTAHFTTLEIGGALIHFEVPRLHAVYRPNRNALLDALIKRGRERVAERAIPRHDVRGILKSLKDHIPLWYAPDQGYRGAQSAMISFFGHPAPTTTATSRLARTSGAPVLPFFAERLPGNRGYRLWIEPMLADFPSDDPVADTERLHRVLERQIRRAPEQYLWSHDRFKILPRA; encoded by the coding sequence ATGTCCGAACACCGACTGCATCCGCGTTACTGGTCCACCTGGCTACTGTATGGCCTGCTGCGCACAGTGGTACATCTGCCCTACGCCGGACAGCGCTGGCTGGGTGCTGGCTTGGGCACCATCCTCAGGACCGTGTCGCCGCGGCGCCGGCGCATCGCACAACTCAACATCGCACGCTGTCTGCCGGAACTCGATGCACGCGCGCAACGCGCTCTCGTAAAAAAACATTTCCACGCGCTCGGGTTGTCGTTCCTGGAAACCGCGGACGCGTACTGGATGCCGCGCAGGCGACTGCGCGCACTCGTGGAGTTTTCCGGCCTGGAAAACCTGCACGCGGCGCTCGCGCTGCAACGTGGTCTGTTGATGCTGACCGCCCATTTCACCACGCTTGAGATCGGCGGCGCGCTCATCCATTTCGAAGTGCCGCGTCTGCATGCCGTGTACCGGCCCAACCGCAACGCGCTGCTGGATGCACTCATCAAGCGCGGGCGCGAGCGCGTCGCTGAGCGCGCCATCCCGCGCCACGATGTGCGCGGCATTCTCAAAAGCCTGAAAGATCACATCCCGCTGTGGTACGCGCCCGACCAGGGCTACCGCGGAGCGCAAAGCGCCATGATCTCGTTCTTCGGCCATCCCGCACCCACCACCACAGCAACCTCACGGCTGGCGCGCACCAGCGGTGCGCCGGTGCTGCCGTTCTTCGCCGAGCGCCTGCCCGGCAACCGCGGCTATCGCCTGTGGATCGAACCCATGCTTGCGGATTTCCCCAGCGACGACCCGGTGGCCGACACCGAACGCCTGCATCGCGTACTGGAGCGGCAGATCCGGCGCGCGCCCGAGCAATATCTGTGGAGCCACGACCGCTTCAAAATCCTGCCCAGAGCTTAA
- a CDS encoding 3-deoxy-D-manno-octulosonic acid kinase yields the protein MAERTLVTERGFILYEDELAGHAGADWFSAQHWARQRRLRGGAGGGRGDTWMVTGTDGDWVLRHYRRGGWAAKLSTDYYAWTGLERSRPWREWRLLYSLYREGLPVPQPLAAQVRRHGFLYRGDLITRRIPDTRSLANRLQTSGIEGLPWSAIGACLQRFHAAGVQHADLNAHNILLDDHERVFLIDFDKSLRRTPAAAWQHANLRRLRRSLRKLAPSSVIQTNVWNKLLEGYRGG from the coding sequence ATGGCTGAACGCACGCTGGTTACGGAACGGGGATTCATCCTATACGAGGATGAGCTCGCGGGCCATGCGGGCGCAGACTGGTTTTCCGCGCAGCATTGGGCACGGCAACGCCGTTTACGTGGCGGCGCCGGCGGCGGGCGCGGCGACACCTGGATGGTCACGGGCACGGACGGCGATTGGGTGCTGCGCCACTACCGCCGTGGCGGCTGGGCGGCCAAGCTCAGTACCGATTACTACGCGTGGACCGGGCTGGAGCGCAGCCGGCCGTGGCGCGAATGGCGGTTGCTGTATTCCTTATATAGAGAGGGATTGCCGGTGCCGCAGCCGCTCGCGGCCCAGGTGCGGCGTCACGGATTCCTGTACCGCGGCGATTTGATCACGCGCCGGATTCCGGACACCCGCTCGCTGGCGAACCGCCTGCAAACTTCCGGCATCGAAGGCCTCCCGTGGAGCGCCATCGGTGCATGCCTGCAGCGCTTCCATGCGGCCGGCGTGCAGCACGCTGACCTGAATGCGCACAACATCCTGCTCGATGACCATGAGCGTGTTTTTCTGATTGATTTCGACAAGAGCCTGCGCCGCACGCCGGCCGCCGCGTGGCAGCACGCCAACCTGCGCAGGCTGCGGCGTTCGCTGCGCAAGCTTGCGCCGTCCAGCGTGATCCAGACCAACGTCTGGAACAAACTGCTGGAAGGTTACCGCGGCGGTTAA